Proteins from a genomic interval of Bradyrhizobium sp. CCGB01:
- a CDS encoding ATP-binding protein, producing the protein MADDTADQADDSGLLLAAEECPRDEFEKYHSFAKYERAIIQRIIAHGPVLLRGGRGSGKSALLIESFLQMKRDYASSVLPVYISLRRLPLLRTEGTEYQGHLCEILSMEIHKELRRTELGTFPITKDVGALLQALEENARVLNRRIVLLFDDAAHIGRERPLEDFFDIFRTISTSRISCKASIYPGVTKFGLRFDVFNDATVIDISRDERKDDFHEIFVEITRKRFPQIAKKVVSSRSLDELSFGKIMGRAVTGNLRSFVFACNLMQENAAIGFNELTRCLLELSANYFWPLLDEVAPKLGSYEVLVPPSEQVAHLIFTACARRGATYVLVHRDIMQRQSKIFEILEYTGFISKREASRAMKSGGRGVVYSVNLCNLLEMTVGRRLTSELASQWTRTTEEAYELRYTNNEFAKIEIPAPALDERDLAILSKPISILKKSPTYPYGLTEDKVERLENAGLTTIKDVAEAEDNTILAINMVGKASLKRIKDVVYQAIWM; encoded by the coding sequence ATGGCTGACGACACCGCGGATCAAGCCGATGACAGCGGCCTTCTCCTGGCAGCGGAAGAGTGCCCTCGCGATGAGTTCGAGAAGTATCATAGCTTCGCGAAATATGAACGCGCGATCATTCAGCGGATCATCGCGCACGGCCCTGTCCTTCTTCGGGGGGGGCGCGGTAGCGGGAAAAGTGCGCTGCTGATCGAGTCCTTTTTACAAATGAAACGGGATTACGCTTCAAGTGTTTTGCCGGTCTACATCAGCTTGCGTCGTTTGCCACTGCTCAGAACCGAAGGGACTGAGTACCAAGGGCATCTTTGCGAAATTCTATCGATGGAGATTCACAAAGAGCTGCGGCGCACGGAATTAGGAACATTTCCGATCACCAAGGATGTCGGAGCGCTGCTGCAGGCATTGGAAGAAAATGCGAGAGTGCTCAATCGTCGCATTGTTCTGTTGTTTGACGACGCTGCGCACATCGGCCGCGAGCGGCCGTTGGAAGATTTTTTTGACATCTTTAGAACGATCTCAACGAGTCGCATCTCGTGCAAAGCCTCCATTTATCCAGGCGTCACAAAGTTCGGCCTTCGCTTCGATGTATTCAATGACGCAACAGTCATCGATATATCGCGCGATGAACGTAAGGACGATTTTCACGAGATCTTTGTAGAGATTACTCGTAAGCGCTTCCCGCAAATTGCTAAGAAAGTGGTTTCTTCACGGAGCCTTGACGAGCTGTCCTTTGGCAAAATCATGGGAAGAGCGGTCACCGGGAACCTGCGGAGCTTCGTTTTTGCTTGCAACTTGATGCAGGAGAACGCTGCGATCGGCTTCAATGAGCTAACTAGGTGCTTATTGGAGCTCTCTGCAAACTATTTTTGGCCGCTGCTAGACGAAGTCGCTCCCAAGCTCGGAAGTTACGAAGTGCTAGTGCCGCCTTCGGAGCAGGTCGCGCACCTTATATTTACGGCCTGCGCGCGCAGAGGCGCGACGTACGTTCTGGTCCATCGGGACATCATGCAAAGACAGTCAAAAATCTTCGAAATCCTCGAATACACAGGCTTTATCTCGAAGCGAGAAGCTTCGCGTGCCATGAAGTCGGGCGGTCGGGGTGTCGTTTATTCTGTGAATCTTTGTAACTTGCTTGAGATGACAGTCGGTAGGCGACTTACCAGTGAACTCGCTTCTCAATGGACGCGCACAACGGAAGAGGCCTACGAACTCCGGTATACCAACAATGAGTTTGCTAAAATCGAGATACCAGCTCCAGCGCTGGACGAGCGTGATCTCGCGATTCTAAGTAAGCCGATCTCAATTCTAAAAAAATCGCCGACATATCCTTATGGTTTGACTGAAGACAAAGTTGAGCGTCTCGAAAATGCCGGTCTAACCACAATCAAGGATGTTGCTGAAGCTGAAGACAACACGATCCTGGCGATCAACATGGTGGGAAAAGCCAGCCTCAAACGAATTAAGGATGTCGTCTACCAAGCCATTTGGATGTAG
- a CDS encoding RES family NAD+ phosphorylase, whose translation MADDRNLCSLCFGKGVLRDWLETSGSEGDCDFDPTHTSATCVTVDELAEEADRWFQQNYQPGAPMVEIDSDPESDRLYHGTEGQPYEEIFEEELGASEDVVRAVIDALPDDSHYEIMQGGEPFYTDAHNFEPIRTARAREQADQDDYWFENRYAFRWQDFCKQVQFNSRFFGIQQKLDDLFGKPEEYGEGPVKPLYDLPPGQVVFRARLMNDELSEEALNAKGASLLGAPPPNRTQGGRMNVEFIPVFYGAFARATALAELRPGIGDDIAIGKFITRTPLKVFDFTVFEQRAPDRKPFFYHNRYEFITQMQDEISRPVRPHERQREYIATQIVAEYLRSFFGCDAVIFKSSMQRDDTQDNRNIVILHRDSFVGADDPSVLSYVDWSLQEVTDVRYSVSDGTF comes from the coding sequence TTGGCCGACGATCGAAATCTATGCTCGCTGTGTTTTGGGAAAGGCGTCTTGCGGGATTGGCTTGAAACTTCGGGCAGCGAGGGCGACTGCGACTTCGACCCTACCCATACTTCAGCCACCTGCGTTACCGTCGACGAGCTCGCGGAAGAGGCCGATCGGTGGTTCCAGCAGAACTACCAGCCCGGCGCGCCGATGGTCGAGATAGACTCCGACCCGGAAAGCGACAGATTGTATCATGGAACGGAGGGACAACCGTACGAGGAGATTTTCGAAGAGGAATTGGGTGCTTCGGAAGACGTGGTGCGGGCGGTGATCGACGCTCTGCCTGATGATTCCCACTACGAAATAATGCAAGGCGGCGAGCCATTCTACACGGATGCGCACAACTTCGAGCCGATCAGGACCGCCCGCGCACGCGAACAGGCCGACCAGGACGATTATTGGTTCGAGAACAGATATGCCTTCCGTTGGCAGGACTTCTGCAAGCAGGTGCAGTTCAATTCGCGGTTCTTCGGTATCCAGCAGAAGTTGGACGACCTTTTCGGCAAACCGGAGGAATACGGCGAGGGGCCGGTGAAGCCTCTCTACGATCTTCCGCCCGGCCAGGTCGTATTTCGCGCAAGGCTCATGAACGACGAATTGAGCGAGGAAGCCCTGAACGCCAAGGGTGCATCGCTCCTGGGAGCGCCCCCGCCCAATCGAACACAGGGCGGGCGAATGAATGTCGAGTTCATTCCCGTATTCTACGGGGCATTCGCCCGCGCGACCGCGTTGGCCGAATTGAGACCTGGCATAGGCGACGATATTGCGATCGGCAAATTCATCACACGGACGCCGCTGAAGGTCTTTGATTTCACGGTGTTCGAGCAGCGTGCACCGGATCGGAAGCCCTTCTTCTACCACAACCGATACGAGTTCATCACCCAAATGCAGGACGAGATCAGCAGGCCGGTTCGCCCACACGAACGACAACGCGAATACATCGCGACGCAAATCGTGGCGGAGTATCTTCGTTCGTTCTTCGGCTGCGATGCGGTGATTTTCAAATCGTCCATGCAGCGGGATGATACTCAGGACAACCGAAACATCGTCATCCTGCACCGCGATAGCTTCGTCGGAGCTGACGATCCGAGCGTGCTTTCCTACGTCGACTGGTCGTTGCAGGAAGTCACCGACGTCAGATACTCCGTATCCGACGGGACGTTCTAG
- a CDS encoding DUF6036 family nucleotidyltransferase, translating into MTQQSFVRTFEDLVETVRAIARLFETDKVFIIGSQSILLSWPDAPVILRTSGEIDAYPENARLWEITQKELDPDFPPEASEEINAFFGEGSDFHRNHGFYIDGVDENTARLPPDWNTRAIYKEVDVDDRTVLAVAPCPEDAIVSKLARLSDKDKEFVEAYHAARPLNLDVIVERIKATTLEAELQQRAIGFVNHLAKQPSGLSG; encoded by the coding sequence GTGACGCAGCAATCATTCGTTCGAACTTTTGAGGACCTTGTCGAGACGGTCAGGGCGATAGCCCGGCTGTTCGAAACCGACAAGGTCTTCATTATTGGCAGTCAAAGCATTCTTCTCTCCTGGCCGGATGCTCCGGTCATCTTGAGAACATCTGGTGAAATCGACGCGTATCCTGAGAATGCCAGGTTATGGGAGATCACTCAAAAAGAACTCGATCCAGATTTCCCTCCGGAAGCTTCCGAAGAGATCAACGCGTTCTTTGGCGAAGGCTCTGATTTTCATCGGAATCACGGCTTCTATATCGACGGAGTGGACGAGAACACAGCACGTCTTCCGCCTGATTGGAACACGAGGGCCATCTACAAGGAGGTAGATGTCGACGACCGCACGGTTCTGGCAGTTGCGCCCTGCCCGGAAGACGCGATCGTTTCGAAACTTGCCCGATTGTCAGATAAGGACAAGGAGTTCGTCGAAGCCTACCATGCTGCGCGGCCGCTCAATCTCGATGTGATTGTCGAGAGGATCAAGGCAACCACGTTGGAGGCCGAATTGCAGCAGCGGGCGATTGGCTTCGTGAATCACCTGGCAAAGCAGCCGTCAGGCTTGAGCGGGTAA
- a CDS encoding helix-turn-helix domain-containing protein — MTEVDSIKRSQIAERLKQARKLAGLSQGHVAKMLGLHRPSVTEMEAGNRRVSADELARLAEIYDVSVAFLLGEAPEKLDAQDPRLELAARELSKLKPDDLERLLKLLAAMRSDPKPSGGDR, encoded by the coding sequence ATGACCGAAGTTGATTCAATCAAGCGCAGCCAAATTGCGGAGCGTCTCAAGCAGGCACGTAAGCTCGCGGGCCTATCACAAGGCCACGTTGCCAAAATGCTGGGCCTGCATCGTCCTTCGGTCACGGAAATGGAAGCCGGCAACCGTCGCGTCTCAGCAGACGAACTCGCTCGGCTTGCCGAAATCTACGACGTTAGTGTCGCATTTCTGCTTGGCGAGGCGCCAGAGAAGCTCGATGCCCAGGACCCAAGGCTGGAGCTTGCCGCGCGTGAACTCTCCAAACTCAAGCCCGATGATCTGGAACGCCTGCTCAAGCTGTTGGCCGCAATGCGCAGCGATCCGAAACCAAGCGGAGGCGATCGCTGA
- a CDS encoding ImmA/IrrE family metallo-endopeptidase: protein MSVTRTTKLSFDRRALATEAMQAAAATRAKAKLDQAGPICIYGLCETLGVVVRFNNINMEGMYQRGLPPRIHLSARRPLPRRAYNCAHELGHHVFGHGSSIDELREDAKAQPWDDPKEFLADTFAGFALMPIIGLRRAFAVRRWAPETATPAQIFTIACEFGVGYATLITHLSVGVNMLSRGRAAALQRVTPKDVRTDILGVLTPEPLIVADHHRTAPTLDAEVKTLLLLPSGAEVAGDGLAFERDLATGRLFRAVKPGIFQATAGDWAVFVRIAPVQKNEPKYGYIGLAQYRHLEEDLDE from the coding sequence ATGAGCGTGACGCGCACCACCAAGCTCAGCTTCGACCGCCGTGCCTTAGCGACGGAGGCTATGCAGGCTGCCGCAGCCACGCGGGCCAAGGCCAAGCTCGATCAGGCCGGGCCGATCTGCATCTACGGATTGTGCGAAACGCTGGGCGTAGTGGTGCGCTTCAACAACATCAATATGGAAGGGATGTATCAGCGGGGCCTTCCTCCGCGCATCCACCTCTCGGCGCGACGGCCACTGCCCCGGCGTGCCTACAATTGTGCGCATGAGCTCGGCCATCACGTATTCGGTCATGGCTCGTCGATCGATGAGCTGCGCGAGGATGCGAAAGCGCAACCCTGGGACGATCCAAAAGAGTTCCTGGCGGATACCTTTGCAGGGTTCGCCCTCATGCCGATCATCGGCTTGCGTCGCGCTTTCGCGGTTCGACGCTGGGCGCCGGAAACGGCGACGCCAGCGCAGATATTCACTATCGCCTGCGAGTTCGGCGTCGGCTACGCGACACTTATCACTCACCTCTCGGTAGGTGTGAACATGCTGTCGCGCGGCCGCGCGGCCGCCCTGCAACGGGTCACGCCCAAGGACGTGCGCACCGATATCCTTGGTGTGCTGACTCCTGAGCCCTTGATCGTCGCCGATCACCATCGCACCGCGCCTACCTTGGATGCGGAGGTCAAGACGCTGCTTCTCCTCCCGTCTGGTGCCGAGGTCGCGGGCGATGGACTTGCCTTCGAGCGCGATCTAGCTACCGGACGCCTGTTTCGAGCGGTGAAGCCGGGGATCTTCCAGGCCACCGCCGGTGACTGGGCGGTCTTCGTGCGCATCGCTCCGGTTCAGAAAAATGAGCCGAAATACGGCTACATCGGTCTGGCTCAATATCGCCACTTGGAGGAGGACCTGGATGAGTAA
- a CDS encoding thymidylate synthase: MSKAKILVAPPPLVIDDTNLSRGWARLLLQILDGAGTEVAPLTLSLSGFDENGAAAESPAVRQALDRLLKRKSRLVVDDVAFTIFPQRLWEMSRGDRARLFTLYRATFPRWQAMNRKANGRGLYFERMVMYGRGPCNGNQLEWILSQYNSRPGVRRSMLQATTFDPERDHVASAQLGFPCLQQVSFEPTPAGLVTNAFYATQQIFDKAYGNYLGLAQLGAFMAHEMGMPLARLNVMVGVAKLERIRKTDADFAPLVTAARALLAPPVTVQSHPAEPALSASVVS, encoded by the coding sequence ATGAGTAAGGCCAAGATTCTCGTAGCGCCGCCGCCCTTGGTGATTGACGACACCAATCTGTCGCGCGGCTGGGCGAGGCTGCTGCTGCAGATTCTCGATGGCGCGGGGACCGAGGTCGCCCCGTTGACGTTGAGCCTGAGCGGCTTCGACGAAAATGGCGCTGCCGCCGAAAGCCCTGCGGTGCGCCAAGCTCTTGATCGGCTGCTCAAGCGCAAGAGCCGGCTCGTGGTCGACGACGTCGCGTTCACGATCTTCCCGCAACGCCTTTGGGAAATGTCGCGCGGCGACCGCGCCCGCCTTTTCACCCTCTATCGCGCGACATTCCCGCGCTGGCAGGCGATGAACCGCAAAGCCAATGGCCGCGGGCTGTATTTTGAGCGCATGGTCATGTATGGCCGGGGACCCTGTAACGGGAATCAACTGGAGTGGATCTTGTCTCAATACAATTCCCGGCCGGGCGTACGGCGATCGATGCTCCAAGCAACGACGTTCGATCCTGAGCGCGACCATGTCGCCAGCGCGCAGCTCGGATTTCCCTGCCTGCAACAAGTCAGCTTCGAGCCGACCCCCGCCGGTCTGGTCACCAACGCATTCTATGCTACGCAGCAGATCTTCGATAAGGCTTACGGCAATTATCTCGGCCTTGCCCAACTCGGCGCGTTCATGGCTCACGAGATGGGTATGCCATTGGCCCGCCTGAACGTCATGGTCGGTGTCGCCAAGCTGGAGCGCATCAGGAAGACAGATGCTGATTTCGCTCCCCTCGTGACTGCTGCCCGGGCTTTGCTGGCGCCTCCCGTAACGGTTCAATCCCATCCCGCGGAACCTGCGTTGTCAGCGTCGGTGGTATCTTGA
- a CDS encoding nucleotide kinase domain-containing protein, whose product MDLPIARQVADVHRGVAAPIVFRHLAPAKVTEVYESYWRFAAERQAVFFRRAKGSVYPWTQDPVLLVYKFTNAYRASDRVSQYLIRHVIYRDDRPKSPREVFFRILLFKLFNKIETWERLERALGPITYEDYRFAAYDQELAKAMRAGHRIYSAAYIMPPGSSAFGRPAKHQNHLLLLERMMSDRLPERLAQTPTMQEGFEKLRAYPTIGDFLAYQFITDINYSELTDFSEMDFVVPGPGARDGLRKCFADPGGLNEPELIRLMADLQEREFERLGLDFQSLWGRRLQLIDCQNLFCEVDKYARVAHPQIMGKTGRSRIKQKFEPMLAPIELFYPPKWKLNEKIRVAAQIRPAAR is encoded by the coding sequence ATGGACTTGCCTATTGCAAGGCAGGTGGCCGATGTCCATCGAGGCGTAGCCGCGCCAATAGTCTTCCGTCACCTTGCGCCAGCAAAGGTGACAGAGGTTTATGAAAGCTATTGGCGTTTCGCGGCCGAACGCCAAGCGGTGTTTTTCCGTCGCGCAAAAGGCTCCGTTTATCCCTGGACGCAAGATCCGGTCCTTCTGGTTTACAAATTCACCAATGCCTATCGCGCCTCCGATCGCGTGAGCCAATATCTCATTCGTCACGTCATCTACCGCGACGATCGGCCCAAATCACCGCGCGAGGTGTTCTTCCGTATCCTGCTGTTCAAGCTCTTCAACAAAATAGAGACATGGGAACGTCTGGAACGCGCGCTTGGTCCGATTACGTACGAGGATTATCGTTTCGCCGCTTACGACCAAGAGCTAGCGAAGGCGATGCGCGCCGGCCACCGCATCTATTCGGCAGCCTATATCATGCCGCCAGGCAGCAGCGCCTTTGGTCGGCCGGCAAAACACCAGAATCATTTGCTGCTGCTCGAGCGAATGATGTCCGACCGCTTGCCCGAACGCTTGGCTCAAACTCCCACCATGCAGGAGGGGTTTGAGAAGCTGCGCGCCTATCCGACGATTGGCGATTTCCTTGCATATCAATTCATCACCGACATTAATTACAGCGAGCTGACAGACTTCAGTGAAATGGACTTCGTTGTTCCCGGTCCCGGCGCCCGCGATGGCTTGCGCAAATGTTTCGCCGACCCAGGCGGTCTCAATGAGCCAGAGCTTATCCGCCTGATGGCTGATCTTCAGGAACGCGAGTTCGAACGGCTCGGCCTCGATTTTCAGTCACTTTGGGGCCGGCGACTTCAGTTGATCGACTGCCAGAATCTCTTCTGCGAGGTCGATAAATACGCGCGCGTGGCACACCCGCAGATCATGGGCAAGACCGGCCGCTCTCGCATTAAGCAGAAGTTCGAACCAATGCTGGCACCCATCGAGCTCTTCTATCCCCCAAAATGGAAGCTTAATGAAAAAATCCGCGTCGCCGCGCAGATCCGACCGGCCGCGAGGTGA
- a CDS encoding nucleoside triphosphate pyrophosphohydrolase family protein, translated as MDFNRYQKEAQRTDRVPARGEADDAASLIVPMLGLAGETGQLLSEYKKHLRDGEAHRLFKERVSEELGDLLWYIANVASKFDLSLSDIATANLSKVKERWANDRAETPNFDADLPENEQLPRRFQVELIDAAGETGQRVRVLIDGKPFGAELTDNAYDPDGYRFHDVFHFAYAAVLGWSPIARSLLKRKRKSRPLLDEVEDGGRAAVIEEGVAALVFDYARRHRMLDGVATLDFQLLRTVKDMTSHLEVRQRTTGEWEQAILQGFEVWRAVLAARGGRIAVDLDTRRITFLGPPTAQP; from the coding sequence ATGGATTTCAACAGATACCAGAAAGAGGCCCAACGCACGGATCGGGTACCTGCGCGCGGTGAGGCAGACGACGCAGCTTCGCTCATCGTGCCGATGCTCGGTCTCGCCGGCGAAACTGGCCAGTTGCTGAGCGAATACAAGAAGCACCTGCGCGACGGCGAAGCGCATCGCCTGTTCAAGGAACGGGTGTCCGAAGAACTCGGCGATCTGCTCTGGTACATTGCCAACGTCGCGAGCAAATTTGACCTATCGCTCTCCGATATTGCCACCGCCAATCTTTCAAAGGTGAAGGAGCGCTGGGCCAATGATCGCGCCGAGACACCAAATTTCGACGCGGACCTTCCTGAGAATGAACAGTTGCCACGCCGATTCCAAGTCGAGCTTATCGACGCAGCAGGCGAGACAGGCCAACGGGTCAGGGTCCTGATCGACGGCAAGCCGTTCGGCGCCGAGCTGACCGACAACGCCTACGATCCGGATGGCTACCGCTTCCACGACGTCTTCCACTTCGCCTACGCAGCCGTGCTGGGATGGTCGCCGATAGCGCGCTCTTTGCTCAAACGAAAGCGCAAGAGCCGCCCCCTGCTTGACGAGGTGGAAGACGGCGGACGTGCCGCCGTGATTGAGGAAGGCGTGGCCGCCCTTGTCTTCGACTATGCTCGTCGTCACCGGATGCTGGATGGAGTCGCTACCCTCGACTTCCAGCTTCTCCGCACCGTCAAGGATATGACATCTCATCTTGAAGTTCGACAGCGCACCACAGGCGAGTGGGAGCAGGCGATCCTGCAGGGCTTCGAAGTCTGGCGTGCCGTGCTGGCTGCGCGAGGCGGAAGAATTGCTGTGGACCTTGACACGCGGCGCATAACCTTCCTGGGGCCGCCGACGGCTCAACCCTGA
- the acpS gene encoding holo-ACP synthase, translating to MQTDMNVIGHGIDLVEIAELRRWIEDPRDPLVPRCFAQTELDEIGAGTDRADGLAGRFAAKEAVLKALGTGYGAGVAFTDVRISRAPGAAPQVLLSGGAAKAAEALGVTEWRLSISHAGGLAMASALALGRRT from the coding sequence ATGCAAACAGACATGAACGTGATCGGACACGGAATCGACCTCGTAGAAATTGCCGAACTACGGCGCTGGATTGAAGATCCACGCGATCCGCTGGTGCCGCGATGCTTTGCGCAAACTGAACTGGATGAGATCGGGGCCGGAACCGACCGTGCTGATGGTCTGGCCGGTCGATTTGCCGCGAAGGAGGCGGTGTTGAAAGCGCTGGGAACAGGATATGGGGCGGGAGTGGCGTTCACTGACGTCCGGATTTCTCGAGCGCCAGGTGCTGCGCCCCAGGTCCTGCTCTCAGGCGGAGCGGCGAAGGCAGCCGAGGCGCTTGGGGTCACAGAATGGCGGCTCAGCATCAGCCACGCGGGCGGATTGGCGATGGCCAGCGCTCTCGCACTGGGTCGGCGCACCTAG
- a CDS encoding metallophosphoesterase gives MTDMHLAKAGVPFERDDHKVEIPGIERETRESALELMFGRLSERLKQGGRRLDGVLFSGDAQDRGQPGGHQILLDLLLHHFGSLGITAANIVAVPGNHDVPRTSPPSSALRYEGFTEVWRKAGCVTPWLDGVDSSASDGGPHQLLSGSRLWAVFPINTSNWSHVARTLPEPLASAWANLPTLAAAGDADREAKLREQLDGLARYDMARVSGRQLEILRGLIESTPQPSAGRQLRIAVLHHHLRAPSLREELKTFADPSNLEQIRSFLRDQEIAVVVHGHKHEHAAQFEHIYDQIGDRDHRALVISGATFEPGRDSDAARLITIKGMPNSPAVTIEQLSVPRSGVEARDLPPINRRIWSTGAVPGAPVIIQGSDLDEVYDRVCEAAAHDAANGTLIVHLDLPTGASGDLPLPLNYPLPEPMDEVERRRWLRELVEWWQLDRSGLEHRMPFVHGSRLRRYGGKINQVDRIIKLLRAQASTRALAVLIDPFRDFTHDGAGEEFASFCLVEFKRRALGGAQHAVDVIAFYRAQEFARWWPINIAEIRHLQWEICTAIGFSPGRITTIAADARTHSRTPTQVAMPIIDRWLDQAPERIHLLANAFVTGTVRAGAQRDAVRGWERSLADLEATASEFNADGLPIAIEGLKLLASYLEAMDEEKEPMLANVVRVLRRLARANEVFEDRRPRSKSDFDLWAPSALEAVAELRILTQQRFGTV, from the coding sequence TTGACCGATATGCACCTCGCCAAGGCCGGCGTCCCATTCGAGCGTGATGACCACAAGGTGGAAATTCCGGGAATCGAGCGCGAGACACGGGAATCCGCTCTCGAGCTGATGTTCGGCCGTCTCTCTGAGCGGCTAAAGCAGGGCGGACGCCGACTTGACGGCGTCCTGTTCTCAGGGGATGCCCAAGATCGAGGGCAGCCTGGCGGCCATCAGATCCTACTCGACCTGCTGCTCCACCACTTCGGATCTCTCGGTATAACAGCTGCGAACATTGTTGCAGTCCCCGGCAACCACGATGTGCCGCGCACGAGCCCGCCGAGCTCGGCTCTGCGCTACGAGGGGTTCACTGAGGTTTGGCGTAAGGCAGGATGTGTGACGCCGTGGCTCGATGGCGTCGATTCATCTGCCAGTGACGGCGGGCCCCATCAGCTCCTCAGCGGAAGCCGCCTCTGGGCTGTCTTTCCGATCAACACAAGCAATTGGTCGCATGTGGCGCGAACATTACCTGAGCCCCTTGCAAGTGCATGGGCCAATCTGCCTACACTCGCGGCAGCCGGAGATGCGGACCGTGAAGCGAAGCTGCGCGAGCAGCTGGATGGACTGGCACGGTACGACATGGCTCGCGTGTCCGGTCGGCAACTGGAGATTCTGCGCGGCCTTATCGAGAGTACGCCACAACCCTCCGCCGGGCGCCAACTTCGGATCGCGGTGCTTCATCATCACCTTCGCGCCCCCAGCTTGCGCGAAGAGCTAAAGACTTTTGCGGATCCCTCTAACCTGGAGCAAATCAGAAGCTTTTTACGCGACCAGGAAATTGCTGTTGTCGTCCACGGCCATAAGCACGAGCATGCGGCCCAGTTCGAGCACATATACGACCAGATCGGCGACCGCGACCACCGTGCGCTTGTGATCTCAGGCGCGACATTCGAGCCTGGTCGGGATTCGGATGCCGCGCGTCTGATCACCATCAAGGGCATGCCCAACAGCCCGGCTGTCACCATCGAACAGCTCTCCGTCCCGCGTAGCGGCGTGGAAGCCCGTGATCTACCTCCAATCAACCGCAGGATTTGGTCGACAGGTGCTGTTCCAGGGGCCCCTGTCATCATTCAAGGCAGCGACCTCGATGAGGTATACGACCGTGTCTGCGAGGCGGCGGCACATGATGCAGCAAACGGAACGTTGATCGTGCATCTTGATCTGCCGACTGGTGCAAGCGGCGATTTGCCGTTGCCTTTAAACTACCCATTGCCTGAGCCGATGGATGAGGTCGAACGTCGGCGCTGGTTGCGAGAGCTTGTGGAATGGTGGCAGCTTGATCGATCGGGGCTCGAGCACCGCATGCCATTTGTCCATGGAAGTCGACTACGACGTTACGGCGGCAAAATTAATCAGGTGGATCGGATCATCAAGTTATTGAGGGCGCAGGCCAGTACGCGCGCGCTCGCCGTTCTTATCGATCCGTTTCGGGATTTCACACATGACGGGGCGGGAGAAGAATTCGCATCGTTCTGCCTAGTCGAGTTCAAACGACGTGCCCTTGGCGGCGCACAGCACGCGGTTGATGTCATTGCGTTCTATCGCGCGCAAGAGTTTGCGCGTTGGTGGCCGATCAACATTGCCGAAATTCGTCATCTTCAGTGGGAAATTTGTACCGCAATCGGCTTTTCGCCAGGTCGGATCACCACGATCGCTGCTGACGCTCGCACGCATTCGCGCACGCCAACGCAAGTTGCGATGCCCATCATCGATCGTTGGCTCGACCAGGCGCCAGAGCGCATACATTTGCTGGCGAACGCATTTGTAACTGGCACTGTCAGAGCTGGCGCCCAGCGAGATGCGGTGCGTGGCTGGGAACGCTCTTTAGCCGACCTGGAGGCCACCGCAAGCGAGTTCAATGCCGACGGCCTGCCGATCGCCATCGAGGGACTGAAGCTCCTAGCTTCCTACCTTGAGGCTATGGACGAAGAGAAGGAGCCGATGCTAGCGAACGTTGTCCGCGTGCTGCGTCGTCTTGCACGCGCCAACGAAGTCTTTGAGGACCGACGGCCCCGTTCCAAATCGGATTTCGATCTGTGGGCACCAAGCGCATTGGAGGCGGTCGCAGAACTTCGTATCCTCACGCAACAGCGGTTCGGCACGGTCTAG
- a CDS encoding SOS response-associated peptidase — MCNLYSITTNQAAISALFRVVNRYVGNLAPMPGVFPDYKAPIVRNGAEGRELATARWGMPSSSKALMDATKKRAEKLQAKGKAVDFKELLRMEPDGGTTNIRNVKSKHWARWLGAENRCVVPFNSFSEFNKAEGGDIWFALDETRPLACFAGIWTNWTSVRKVKEGETTNDLYAFLTTEPNAEVGAIHPKAMPVILTTPEQVETWMTASPDEALKLQRPLPDGSLRIVARGVKEDTAGQTT; from the coding sequence ATGTGCAATCTCTATTCGATCACGACCAACCAGGCCGCAATCAGCGCGCTGTTTCGCGTCGTGAACCGATACGTGGGCAATCTGGCGCCGATGCCCGGCGTGTTTCCGGACTACAAGGCACCGATTGTACGCAACGGAGCCGAGGGCCGCGAGCTCGCCACGGCGCGGTGGGGAATGCCGTCGTCATCGAAGGCACTCATGGACGCCACGAAGAAACGCGCCGAAAAGCTGCAGGCCAAGGGCAAGGCAGTGGATTTCAAGGAACTGCTCAGAATGGAGCCGGACGGCGGCACGACCAATATCCGCAACGTGAAGAGCAAACACTGGGCCCGCTGGCTCGGCGCCGAAAATCGCTGTGTGGTCCCGTTCAACTCCTTCAGTGAGTTCAACAAGGCCGAAGGCGGCGACATCTGGTTCGCGCTCGACGAAACCCGTCCCCTCGCCTGTTTCGCCGGCATCTGGACCAATTGGACGTCGGTCAGGAAGGTCAAGGAAGGCGAGACCACGAACGACCTCTATGCGTTCCTGACGACGGAGCCGAACGCCGAAGTGGGCGCCATCCACCCCAAGGCGATGCCGGTGATCCTGACGACGCCGGAGCAAGTCGAGACCTGGATGACCGCCTCTCCAGACGAAGCTCTGAAGCTGCAGCGGCCGCTTCCGGACGGATCGCTCAGGATCGTCGCGCGCGGTGTCAAGGAAGACACGGCCGGGCAAACGACGTAA